A single Nicotiana tabacum cultivar K326 chromosome 5, ASM71507v2, whole genome shotgun sequence DNA region contains:
- the LOC142180817 gene encoding secreted RxLR effector protein 161-like encodes MGSPLTDLSTYQRIIGKLNFLQHTRPDISFCVQHLSQFLQAPQVPHMLAALYALRYLSNAPALGILLSFFFDTSIKAYSNSDWTACAESRRSVSGFYITLGGSPISWKSKKQPTISLSSAEAEYLSLRKVVAEVSWLVRTLDDLGLHVSAPAPIFCDSLAALHIAKNPIFHERTKYIEIDCHYVRESLNLGLIFLHFVPSFAQLADIMTKPLPGPLHHSLLGKLGVLSPPSLRGGGVDIHIGQDVQIGSTKPNR; translated from the coding sequence ATGGGGTCCCCATTAACTGATCTTAGCACCTATCAGAGAATTATTGGCAAACTCAACTTTCTCCAACACACAAGGCCAGATATATCTTTTTGTGTTCAACATTTAAGTCAGTTCCTTCAAGCTCCTCAAGTTCCTCATATGCTTGCTGCACTCTATGCCCTGAGATATCTGTCCAATGCTCCTGCTTTAGggattcttctttctttcttttttgataccTCTATCAAAGCCTACTCTAACTCTGATTGGACTGCCTGTGCTGAGTCAAGGAGGTCTGTTTCTGGTTTTTACATTACACTTGGTGGTTCACCAATCTCCTGGAAAAGCAAGAAGCAACCCACTATTTCACTGTCTTCTGCTGAAGCAGAATACTTGTCTCTCAGAAAAGTGGTTGCTGAGGTGTCTTGGTTGGTTAGGACACTAGATGATCTTGGTTTGCATGTTTCTGCTCCTGCTCCCATCTTTTGCGACAGTCTTGCTGCTTTACACATTGCCAAGAATCCAATCTTCCATGAAAGGACAAAGTATATCGAAATTGACTGCCACTATGTACGTGAGAGTCTCAATTTAGGGCTGATATTTCTGCATTTTGTTCCCAGTTTTGCCCAGCTTGCTGATATTATGACCAAGCCGCTTCCTGGGCCCCTTCATCATTCTTTACTTGGCAAGCTTGGTGTGCTATCACCCCCAAGCTTGAGGGGGGGGGGTGTTGACATACACATAGGCCAAGACGTACAAATAGGCTCAACTAAGCCTAATAGATAG